The following proteins are encoded in a genomic region of Nocardioides sp. cx-173:
- a CDS encoding alpha/beta fold hydrolase — protein MTPAVTAVRMSGAAHRAELPLLVLGPSLGTTAATLWGEAATHLTDAFDVLAWDLPGHGHNRAVPEEPFDLAALAAGVLSVVDEVLLQRDEVGASFSYAGDSVGGAVGLQLLLDAPGRVRDAVLLCTGARLGEPAMWRGRAAQVSLSGTQVLVAGSTERWFAPGFADRRPEVASALLRALTETQDAGYAAVCGALATYDVRDRLGEIAVPVLAVAGSADPATPPALLREVAEGVRDGRLVVLDDVAHQAPAEAPERVARLVREHALGEAPASPAFTRDFQELLGESGWEAVRARPGLDRRSRSLIALTALVARGHHEQLAAHVRDALREGLTVGELEELLLQTAVYCGVPDADAAFRVVQRVVVEGHGPSGPV, from the coding sequence ATGACCCCCGCCGTCACCGCCGTTCGGATGAGCGGCGCCGCGCACCGCGCCGAGCTGCCGCTGCTCGTGCTCGGCCCCTCCCTGGGCACCACCGCCGCCACGCTGTGGGGCGAGGCGGCCACCCACCTCACCGACGCCTTCGACGTCCTGGCCTGGGACCTGCCCGGCCACGGCCACAACCGGGCGGTGCCCGAGGAGCCCTTCGACCTGGCCGCGCTCGCGGCCGGGGTGCTGTCGGTCGTCGACGAGGTCCTGCTCCAGCGCGACGAGGTGGGCGCGAGCTTCTCGTACGCCGGCGACTCGGTCGGCGGTGCCGTGGGGCTGCAGCTCCTGCTCGACGCTCCGGGGCGGGTGCGCGACGCGGTCCTGCTCTGCACGGGCGCCCGGCTGGGGGAGCCCGCGATGTGGCGCGGCCGGGCCGCTCAGGTCTCGCTGTCCGGGACCCAGGTGCTGGTCGCCGGGTCGACGGAGCGCTGGTTCGCGCCCGGCTTCGCCGACCGCCGCCCCGAGGTGGCCTCGGCCCTGCTGCGGGCGCTGACGGAGACCCAGGACGCGGGCTACGCCGCGGTGTGCGGCGCACTGGCGACCTACGACGTGCGCGACCGGCTGGGCGAGATCGCCGTGCCGGTCCTCGCCGTCGCCGGGTCGGCCGACCCGGCGACCCCGCCGGCCCTGCTGCGCGAGGTCGCGGAGGGCGTGCGCGACGGCCGGCTCGTGGTGCTCGACGACGTCGCCCACCAGGCGCCCGCCGAAGCACCGGAGCGGGTCGCCCGGCTGGTACGCGAGCACGCACTGGGCGAGGCGCCGGCATCGCCCGCCTTCACGCGCGACTTCCAGGAGCTCCTGGGCGAGTCCGGCTGGGAGGCCGTCCGGGCACGCCCGGGCCTGGACCGGCGCAGCCGCTCGCTGATCGCGCTCACCGCCCTCGTGGCGCGCGGGCATCACGAGCAGCTCGCAGCGCACGTGCGCGACGCCCTGCGTGAGGGGCTCACCGTCGGAGAGTTGGAGGAGCTCCTGCTCCAGACCGCGGTCTACTGCGGGGTCCCCGATGCCGACGCGGCGTTCCGGGTCGTGCAGCGGGTCGTGGTGGAGGGCCACGGGCCGTCGGGGCCGGTCTAG
- a CDS encoding IclR family transcriptional regulator domain-containing protein, protein MTEQRPAGEMFVRSLARGLEVITAFDAEHTTMTLSEVAVRTGLSRAAARRFLHTLRELGYVRLDGAHFALTPQVLRLGTAYLSGLGLPQLVQPHLERLTGEVGESTSAAVLDGPDIVYVARVATRRIMTVGITVGTRFPAYATSMGRVLLADLTEADLDGYLAATPLVPLTERTLVRPDALRAELRQVREQGWAAVDQELEVGLCSVAAPVRDASGRVVAALNISTSALRTGSLPEAYVARVVDVARAVSDDLAHAGR, encoded by the coding sequence ATGACCGAGCAGCGACCCGCGGGGGAGATGTTCGTGCGGTCACTGGCGCGGGGGCTCGAGGTCATCACTGCGTTCGACGCCGAGCACACCACGATGACGCTCAGCGAGGTCGCCGTCCGGACCGGGCTCAGCCGGGCAGCCGCACGGCGCTTCCTGCACACGCTGCGCGAGCTCGGGTACGTGCGGCTCGACGGCGCGCACTTCGCGCTGACCCCGCAGGTGCTGCGGCTCGGCACGGCCTACCTCTCGGGGCTCGGCCTGCCGCAGCTCGTGCAGCCCCACCTGGAGCGACTGACCGGCGAGGTCGGGGAGTCGACGTCGGCGGCCGTGCTCGACGGCCCGGACATCGTCTACGTCGCCCGGGTCGCGACCCGGCGCATCATGACGGTCGGGATCACGGTCGGCACCCGCTTCCCGGCGTACGCCACCTCGATGGGCCGGGTCCTGCTCGCCGACCTGACCGAGGCCGACCTCGACGGCTACCTCGCCGCCACGCCGCTGGTGCCGTTGACCGAGCGGACCCTGGTCCGGCCCGACGCCCTGCGCGCCGAGCTGCGGCAGGTCCGGGAGCAGGGCTGGGCGGCGGTCGACCAGGAGCTCGAGGTCGGGTTGTGCTCCGTGGCCGCGCCGGTGCGCGACGCGTCGGGTCGCGTGGTCGCGGCGCTCAACATCTCCACCTCGGCGCTGCGCACCGGGTCCCTGCCCGAGGCCTACGTGGCCCGGGTGGTCGACGTCGCCCGCGCGGTCTCCGACGACCTCGCCCACGCCGGCCGCTGA
- a CDS encoding thiolase family protein, protein MSSSFLYAAARTPFGRFGGALAAVRPDDLAAVALRGVLARTPGLDPAAIADVVWGNANGAGEDNRNVGRMAVLLAGLPVSVPATTVNRLCGSSLDAAIIASRQVESGDAEVVLAGGVESMTRAPWVLPKPSRAYPAGHVTAVSTTLGWRLVNERMPAEWTVSLGEANEQLAERFAIGRDRQDEFAARSHRLADEAWTAGFYDDLTVAVPGVGLARDESIRAGTTPQRLAGLTPSFRPDGTITAGNASPLNDGASALVIGSEAAADTIGVAPLARIAGRGVHALEPQGFGFAPVEAAHQALARAGISWDDVAAVELNEAFAVQSLACVDAWGIDPEIVNAKGGAIAIGHPLGASGARILGTLAHRLRESGDRWGVAAICIGVGQALAVVLESQA, encoded by the coding sequence GTGTCCAGCTCGTTCCTGTACGCCGCCGCGCGTACGCCGTTCGGCCGCTTCGGCGGCGCGCTCGCCGCCGTGCGGCCCGACGACCTGGCCGCGGTGGCCCTCCGCGGGGTGCTGGCGAGGACGCCGGGCCTCGACCCGGCCGCGATCGCGGACGTGGTCTGGGGCAACGCCAACGGCGCGGGGGAGGACAACCGCAACGTCGGCAGGATGGCGGTGCTGCTCGCCGGGCTGCCGGTCTCGGTGCCGGCCACGACCGTCAACCGGCTGTGCGGATCCTCGCTCGACGCCGCGATCATCGCCTCGCGCCAGGTCGAGTCCGGGGACGCGGAGGTGGTCCTCGCCGGAGGCGTCGAGTCGATGACCCGCGCGCCCTGGGTGCTGCCCAAGCCGTCGCGCGCCTACCCGGCCGGCCACGTCACCGCGGTGTCGACCACCCTGGGCTGGCGCCTGGTCAACGAGCGGATGCCGGCCGAGTGGACCGTCTCGCTGGGCGAGGCCAACGAGCAGCTGGCGGAGCGGTTCGCGATCGGTCGCGACCGGCAGGACGAGTTCGCGGCCCGATCCCACCGCCTCGCCGACGAGGCCTGGACGGCCGGGTTCTACGACGACCTGACGGTCGCCGTGCCCGGGGTGGGGTTGGCCCGCGACGAGAGCATCCGGGCCGGCACCACGCCGCAGCGGCTCGCCGGCCTCACGCCGTCGTTCCGCCCGGACGGCACGATCACCGCCGGCAACGCCTCGCCTCTCAACGACGGCGCCTCGGCGCTCGTGATCGGCTCCGAGGCGGCCGCCGACACGATCGGCGTCGCGCCGCTCGCCCGGATCGCCGGACGGGGCGTCCACGCGCTGGAGCCGCAGGGCTTCGGCTTCGCCCCCGTCGAGGCCGCGCACCAGGCGCTGGCGCGCGCGGGCATCTCCTGGGACGACGTGGCCGCGGTCGAGCTCAACGAGGCGTTCGCCGTGCAGTCGCTCGCCTGTGTGGACGCGTGGGGGATCGACCCGGAGATCGTCAACGCCAAGGGTGGTGCGATCGCGATCGGCCACCCGCTCGGCGCCTCCGGAGCCCGGATCCTCGGCACGCTGGCGCACCGGCTGCGCGAGTCGGGCGACCGCTGGGGCGTGGCCGCCATCTGCATCGGTGTCGGCCAGGCGCTCGCGGTGGTGCTGGAGAGCCAGGCATGA
- a CDS encoding 3-oxoacid CoA-transferase subunit A, whose protein sequence is MTLVFEGRAGADEAVADVADGATVLVGGFGMAGMPVDLVDALIRQGATDLTVVSNNAGNGDTGLAALLARGRVRKVVCSFPRQHDSWVFDGLYRSGRIELELVPQGNLAERLRAAGAGIGAFFCPTGAGTPLAEGKETREIDGRTHVLEYPIKGDVALIGAHRADRAGNLVYRKTARNFGPVMATAATTVVAQVGAVVPTGALDPEAVVTPGIYVDRVVVR, encoded by the coding sequence ATGACGCTGGTCTTCGAGGGTCGGGCGGGCGCCGACGAGGCGGTCGCGGACGTGGCGGACGGCGCGACGGTCCTGGTCGGCGGGTTCGGGATGGCCGGCATGCCCGTCGACCTCGTGGACGCGCTGATCCGCCAGGGCGCCACCGATCTGACCGTCGTCTCCAACAACGCGGGCAACGGCGACACCGGGCTGGCCGCGCTGCTCGCCCGGGGTCGGGTGCGCAAGGTGGTCTGCTCGTTCCCCCGGCAGCACGACTCCTGGGTCTTCGACGGCCTCTACCGCTCCGGTCGCATCGAGCTCGAGCTCGTGCCCCAGGGCAACCTCGCCGAGCGCCTGCGCGCGGCGGGGGCGGGGATCGGCGCGTTCTTCTGCCCCACCGGGGCCGGTACGCCGCTCGCGGAGGGCAAGGAGACGCGCGAGATCGACGGGCGCACCCACGTGCTGGAGTACCCGATCAAGGGCGACGTCGCGCTCATCGGCGCCCACCGCGCCGACCGCGCCGGCAACCTGGTCTACCGCAAGACGGCCCGCAACTTCGGGCCGGTCATGGCGACCGCCGCCACCACGGTGGTGGCGCAGGTCGGCGCCGTGGTCCCGACGGGCGCCCTCGACCCGGAGGCCGTCGTCACCCCCGGCATCTACGTGGACCGGGTGGTCGTGCGATGA
- a CDS encoding 3-oxoacid CoA-transferase subunit B produces MSLTKREMAQVVARDIAPGSFVNLGIGQPTMVADHLAPGCGVVLHTENGMLGMGPAATGEDVDPDLTNAGKLPVTELPGAAYFHQADSFAMMRGGHLDVCVLGAFQVSAAGDLANWHTGAPDAIPAVGGAMDLAIGAKQVLVMMTLFAKDGTPKLVPECTYPLTGRGCVDRVYTDLAVFDLTPDGVRVRETFGIGREELAARLDVRVAE; encoded by the coding sequence ATGAGCCTCACCAAGCGCGAGATGGCGCAGGTCGTGGCCCGTGACATCGCGCCGGGCTCGTTCGTCAACCTCGGCATCGGCCAGCCCACCATGGTCGCCGACCACCTCGCCCCCGGCTGCGGCGTGGTGCTGCACACCGAGAACGGCATGCTCGGCATGGGTCCCGCGGCGACCGGCGAGGACGTGGACCCCGACCTCACCAACGCCGGCAAGCTCCCGGTGACCGAGCTGCCCGGCGCCGCGTACTTCCACCAGGCCGACTCGTTCGCGATGATGCGCGGCGGTCACCTCGACGTCTGCGTGCTCGGAGCGTTCCAGGTGTCGGCGGCCGGCGACCTCGCCAACTGGCACACCGGCGCGCCGGACGCCATCCCGGCCGTGGGCGGGGCCATGGATCTCGCCATCGGCGCCAAGCAGGTGCTGGTGATGATGACGCTCTTCGCCAAGGACGGCACCCCCAAGCTCGTGCCCGAGTGCACCTACCCGCTCACCGGCCGGGGCTGCGTCGACCGCGTCTACACCGACCTGGCGGTCTTCGACCTCACCCCGGACGGCGTCCGGGTGCGCGAGACGTTCGGCATCGGGCGCGAGGAGCTGGCCGCGCGTCTCGACGTCCGGGTCGCGGAGTAG
- a CDS encoding nuclear transport factor 2 family protein — translation MVASNEDIRSTVRRYVDLVATGTPSEILALYAEDATVEDPVGSPVRRGHEEIGALYASLEGLELTTELLTLRACAGQAAFHFEIVTRLGQQRHHLAPLEVMTFDDAGKILSMRAFWSDEDVVVEG, via the coding sequence ATGGTCGCCTCCAACGAAGACATCCGCTCGACGGTGCGGCGCTACGTCGACCTGGTGGCGACGGGCACGCCGTCGGAGATCCTGGCCCTGTACGCCGAGGACGCGACGGTGGAGGACCCGGTCGGGTCGCCGGTGCGGCGCGGGCACGAGGAGATCGGCGCCCTCTACGCCAGCCTCGAGGGACTCGAGCTCACCACCGAGCTGCTGACGCTGCGCGCCTGCGCCGGACAGGCGGCCTTCCACTTCGAGATCGTCACCCGGCTCGGCCAGCAGCGCCACCACCTGGCACCCCTGGAGGTCATGACCTTCGACGACGCTGGCAAGATCCTCAGCATGCGCGCCTTCTGGTCCGACGAGGACGTCGTCGTCGAAGGGTGA
- a CDS encoding GAF domain-containing protein — MQDPGVFRAPLRSRRDDVDHALAVDHALSLGICGVGGVLDQRPATLADALIAVDAAYGERVARRLERFAAVPDGAQVWTRRPAGPFHRGWLAGAWSYDASPAAATLDLPHVRPCDWDPEPWEEHRVPAAVAHTFRRGGRNFQRIRAASFQPPGRSG, encoded by the coding sequence ATGCAGGACCCCGGCGTCTTCCGCGCTCCGCTGCGCTCACGACGCGACGACGTCGACCACGCCCTCGCCGTGGACCACGCCCTGTCGCTCGGGATCTGCGGTGTCGGCGGCGTTCTCGACCAGCGGCCGGCCACCCTCGCGGACGCACTCATCGCCGTCGACGCGGCGTACGGCGAGCGGGTGGCGCGCCGGCTGGAGCGCTTCGCGGCCGTCCCGGACGGCGCGCAGGTCTGGACCCGTCGGCCCGCCGGCCCCTTCCACCGGGGCTGGCTCGCCGGTGCGTGGAGCTACGACGCCAGCCCGGCCGCGGCGACACTGGACCTGCCCCACGTCCGGCCCTGCGACTGGGACCCCGAGCCGTGGGAGGAGCACCGGGTGCCGGCGGCCGTGGCCCACACCTTCCGCCGCGGCGGGCGCAACTTCCAGCGCATCCGCGCGGCGAGCTTCCAGCCGCCGGGTCGCAGCGGCTAG
- a CDS encoding DUF1501 domain-containing protein codes for MTDPSETACCEEFRAVSRRGLLSCAIALAGASTAIGSAVVTAAPAAAATASSVLVVLSLRGAADGLSLVVPHGDPVYYQARPRLAIPQAQLLVADEMFGLHPGLAPLVPLWTSGRLAAVQATGLPAPNRSHFAAMEEVEDADPGSTKRVGWLNRLIGTRPGSSPLQGFSIGTGVVPASLFGGEPVMSSDSVKDMAIPGDDEWVVRDGRKRSLHTMWDADRSPLGTAMRSTFSALGAFQPVVRAADNSASYPRSDLGRALASVARIIRGDVGVEVLTVDQGDWDMHSDLGTLEWGRMVDNTDDLARSVAAFLADLGSQAAKVTLVVLSEFGRRTVENDNYGLDHGYGNVMFVAGAGVKGGKVYGTWPGLTRDDDADLRVTTDYRSVLSEVVSTRFGSSTATVFPGFTPTALGLMTST; via the coding sequence ATGACCGACCCGAGCGAGACCGCCTGCTGCGAGGAGTTCCGTGCGGTCTCGCGCCGTGGGCTCCTCTCCTGCGCGATCGCCCTCGCGGGCGCCTCGACCGCCATCGGCTCCGCGGTCGTGACCGCCGCCCCGGCCGCCGCGGCCACCGCCTCCTCGGTGCTCGTGGTGCTGTCGCTGCGCGGCGCCGCCGACGGCCTCTCCCTCGTCGTCCCCCACGGCGACCCGGTCTACTACCAGGCCCGTCCTCGCCTGGCGATCCCCCAGGCGCAGCTGCTCGTCGCCGACGAGATGTTCGGGCTGCACCCCGGGCTGGCCCCGCTCGTGCCGCTGTGGACCTCCGGCCGGCTCGCGGCCGTCCAGGCCACCGGGCTCCCCGCGCCCAACCGCTCGCACTTCGCTGCCATGGAGGAGGTGGAGGACGCCGACCCCGGCTCAACGAAGCGCGTCGGCTGGCTCAACCGGCTGATCGGCACCCGTCCGGGCTCCTCGCCCCTGCAGGGGTTCAGCATCGGCACCGGGGTGGTGCCGGCCTCGCTGTTCGGCGGTGAGCCGGTGATGTCGAGCGACTCGGTCAAGGACATGGCGATCCCCGGCGACGACGAATGGGTCGTCCGCGACGGGCGCAAGCGCTCCCTGCACACCATGTGGGACGCCGACCGCAGCCCACTGGGCACCGCGATGCGCTCGACGTTCTCGGCGCTGGGCGCCTTCCAGCCCGTCGTGCGCGCCGCGGACAACAGCGCGTCGTACCCCCGCAGCGACCTGGGTCGCGCGCTCGCGTCGGTCGCCCGGATCATCCGCGGCGACGTCGGGGTCGAGGTGCTGACGGTCGACCAGGGCGACTGGGACATGCACAGCGACCTCGGGACGCTGGAATGGGGCCGGATGGTCGACAACACCGACGACCTGGCCCGCTCGGTCGCGGCGTTCCTGGCGGACCTGGGCAGCCAGGCCGCGAAGGTGACGCTCGTGGTGCTCAGCGAGTTCGGGCGCCGGACCGTCGAGAACGACAACTACGGCCTCGACCATGGCTACGGCAACGTGATGTTCGTGGCCGGCGCCGGGGTCAAGGGCGGCAAGGTCTACGGCACCTGGCCCGGTCTCACCCGCGACGACGACGCCGATCTGCGGGTCACCACCGACTACCGCAGCGTGCTGAGCGAGGTCGTCTCCACCCGCTTCGGGTCCTCGACCGCGACCGTCTTCCCGGGATTCACCCCGACCGCGCTCGGCCTGATGACCTCGACCTAG
- a CDS encoding DUF1800 domain-containing protein, which produces MSSSPAPTRRSLLGGAGALGVAGAVGGAVAAPAYAGPWTPARFPGAKLLTAPDRHLVGRFSYGLTPALAAQVRRRGGARRWFEWQLAPERIPDPTAASLRTWWSGLDRGAQELWSRQTSEIEYGWAVMEDYQRYLLLRRTRGQHQVLEVMTEFWENHLHVPVNGDAQFTHRVPYGDLVRRHALGTYEDLLREAITHPAMLVYLNQAVSTKRRPNENLARELLELHTVGRGRFTEDDVKSSARILTGWSVDLWRTWRASYQPERHWTGPVRVMGFHDPNAAADGRELTHRYLRHLARHPATAQRIARKLACKFVRDDPPQSLVDHLAAVYLAHDTAIKPVLRALVAHRGFRASAGLKVKDPGEDAVSTYRALRVRIARPPEGERGEQYAANAILWQTAALGTTPFEWPRADGQPVDSASWSSPSRMIASLELHYTLSGGWWPTAGTGYRRPGQWLPRRRIRFDMLVDHLCQQLLGRRSTATLLKACSEAVGVGRREVITREHDLVRWSMPRLLTTLLDSPYHLRK; this is translated from the coding sequence ATGAGCTCGTCGCCCGCCCCGACCCGCCGCAGCCTGCTCGGCGGTGCCGGCGCGCTGGGCGTCGCGGGAGCGGTCGGCGGCGCCGTGGCCGCTCCGGCGTACGCCGGGCCCTGGACCCCCGCGCGCTTCCCGGGGGCCAAGCTCCTCACCGCACCCGACCGGCACCTGGTCGGCCGCTTCTCCTACGGGCTGACCCCGGCGCTCGCGGCGCAGGTGCGCCGCCGGGGCGGTGCGCGCCGGTGGTTCGAGTGGCAGCTGGCGCCCGAGCGGATCCCGGACCCGACCGCCGCCTCGCTGCGCACGTGGTGGTCGGGCCTCGACCGCGGCGCGCAGGAGCTGTGGTCGCGCCAGACGAGCGAGATCGAGTACGGCTGGGCGGTCATGGAGGACTACCAGCGCTACCTGCTGCTGCGCCGGACCCGTGGCCAGCACCAAGTGCTGGAGGTGATGACGGAGTTCTGGGAGAACCACCTCCATGTGCCGGTCAACGGCGACGCGCAGTTCACCCACCGGGTGCCGTACGGCGACCTGGTGCGTCGCCACGCGCTGGGCACCTACGAGGACCTGCTGCGCGAGGCGATCACCCACCCTGCGATGCTGGTGTACCTCAACCAGGCCGTGTCGACGAAGCGGCGGCCCAACGAGAACCTCGCCCGCGAGCTCCTCGAGCTCCACACCGTCGGTCGCGGCAGGTTCACCGAGGACGACGTGAAGTCCTCGGCGCGCATCCTCACGGGCTGGAGTGTCGACCTGTGGCGCACCTGGCGGGCGTCGTACCAGCCCGAGCGGCACTGGACGGGCCCCGTCCGGGTCATGGGGTTCCACGATCCCAACGCCGCCGCGGACGGTCGCGAGCTCACCCACCGCTACCTGCGCCATCTCGCGCGCCACCCCGCGACCGCCCAGCGGATCGCGCGCAAGCTGGCCTGCAAGTTCGTGCGCGACGACCCGCCCCAGTCGCTGGTGGACCACCTGGCCGCGGTCTACCTCGCCCACGACACCGCCATCAAGCCGGTCCTGCGCGCGCTGGTCGCGCACCGGGGGTTCCGGGCGTCGGCCGGGCTCAAGGTGAAGGACCCCGGTGAGGACGCCGTCTCCACCTACCGCGCCCTGCGGGTCCGGATCGCCCGGCCGCCTGAGGGCGAGCGCGGGGAGCAGTACGCCGCCAACGCGATCCTGTGGCAGACCGCAGCCCTCGGGACGACGCCGTTCGAGTGGCCCCGCGCCGACGGCCAGCCCGTCGACAGCGCCTCGTGGTCCTCGCCCTCGCGGATGATCGCCTCGCTCGAGCTGCACTACACGCTCAGCGGCGGATGGTGGCCCACGGCCGGCACCGGCTACCGGCGGCCCGGCCAGTGGCTCCCCCGGCGGCGGATCCGCTTCGACATGCTCGTCGACCACCTGTGCCAGCAGCTGCTCGGCCGCCGCTCCACCGCCACCCTGCTCAAGGCCTGCAGCGAGGCCGTGGGGGTCGGGCGCCGAGAGGTCATCACCCGCGAGCACGACCTGGTGCGGTGGAGCATGCCGCGACTGCTGACGACCCTGCTCGACTCGCCGTACCACCTCAGGAAGTGA